In Desulfovibrionales bacterium, the genomic stretch GTCGGATGCAGCCTCCCTGGATGGTGAATATCCTGGCACAAGCAGCCGGCCTCGAGGCCCTTAACGATATGACATATCAAACACAGACCCTTGCCCGCCTTGGCCTTGAGAAAGAAAGGCTTTTATCTGAGCTTGCTAAAATCTCCGGACTTCTCCCCTATCCTTCTGCCGCCAATTTTATACTCTGCCGCATAGCCACCAAGAAAATCGACTCGGAAGCCCTTACCGACGAGATGGCCCGTAAGGGCATATTAATCCGGAATTGCAGCACCTACCAGGGGCTAGATAAGCATTTTATCCGTGTTGCCGTGCGTACCAGAGAAGAAAATGCCCGGCTCATCTCGTCCCTGCGAGAGGTCCTAAATGGCCTTTGAGCTGATGATCGCCTACGGCCTGGATATTCTGATTGGTGACCCTACCTGGTTCCCGCACCCAGTCAGGGCCATTGGCCGGGGTATAACGGCCCTGGAGAGATACTTGCGGCAGACTATCATTCCCCTGCGACTGGCAGGAGCTATTCTTACTATAACCATTGTGGGTTTGACCTACGGCCTTGTCTGGCTTGTTTGCCATCTGGCAGGCATTTTTCATCCTTACCTCGGAAAGGCCATAGCCATCCTTCTTATCTTTATGTCCCTTTCCGTGCGCAGTCTGGCTCAGGCCGCTAAAAAAGTCTATTCCCCCCTTAAAGCAGGCAACATTAATCAGGCCCGCAGACAACTCGGCCAGATCGTCAGCCGTGAAACCGCCACCTTGGATCAGGACGCTGTTATTCGTGGAACGGTAGAGACTGTAGCCGAAAATACGGTAGATGGCGTTGTCTCTCCCCTATTCTATGCCCTTATTGGCGGCGCCCCGCTGGCCTGGGCCTATAAGGCCATAAATACTCTGGACTCAATGGTCGGCTACAAGGATGAGCGATATCTAAAGTTCGGCTGGTTTTCGGCCCGCTTGGATGACATTGCGAATTTTATCCCTGCCCGTCTGAGCGGACTTGTTATCCCCCTGGCGGCTTTATTGGTCAGCAGAAATAGTATTCAATCTATAAAGACCGTGTTCGCCGATGGCCGGAAGGCGGAAAGTCCGAACGCCGGATTCCCGGAGGCCGCCTTTGCCGGGGCCCTGAATATTCAACTGGGAGGAAGGAATATCTACCAGGGCAAGATTACCAATCGTCCATTGATCGGCCAGCCTCTCCGTCCGAGACAAATAGAAAACATAAAACAGGCCATACACCTGCTGTATGCCACGTCTTTGGTGGCCCTGATGGGAGGAATGATTATTGTCTGGTTATTGAATTGCTAAAAACAAGCTTATAGGCATTAAGTCTGTCAGATCAAGGAAGCCGGTCAAAGGCCGGCGCTGCCCCGCAACTGTAGGCGGAACGAAATCCACGCAATACCACTGATTCCTAAAAAGGGTTGGGAAGGTGTGGAGAGTAGGCCTTGCCGCAAGCCAGGAGACTTATCTGACAGACTAAAAAACATCCTGACCGAGGGAGGAAGGAGAATTGGAAATGAAGAGGTTGTTAAACTGTGTTATTGTATCATTTGCATGTTTATTTACGGTATCATCCACTCCGGTAACTGCACAGGAGGATACCGGGGCCATAAAAATGGAGGCGGTGGTAGTAACTGCCAGCAGGTTGGAGGAACCGTTGAGATACTCCCCTGATTCGGTCACGGTAGTCACAGGGGAAGAGATTCAGAAAAAGGATAAGAAGACGGTTGTTGATGTCCTCAGAGATGTTCCCGGTGTCTTCATCAGACAGAATAGTTCATTCGGCGGGGACTCTTCTATATACCTGCGCGGCACCAACAATGCACATACGTTAATTATGATCGACGGCGTAAGGATAGGCGACCCGATGGCCGGCGATGGAAAGATGAGCATCTCTGACCTGTCTACGGATAATATCGACAAAATCGAAATCATCCGAGGCGCCCAAAGCGTGTTGTATGGATCAGATGCCATCGGAGGCGTCATCAACATCATTACCAAAAAAGGCAAAGGAAAGCCTGGATTTTACCTTTCAACCGAGGGAGGTTCGTTTGAGTCCTTCAGGGAGAAACTCGGGGTCAGCGGGGCAAATGATAAGGTGGGCTATTCTGCTTTTATATCCCATCTGGATACTAAAGGTATCTCCAAGGCGGATGAAGACCTGGGAAATACGGAACAGGATTACTACCACGATACCAATATCTCCGTCCGGCTTGATGCCCCGTTTAGCGAAACGGTGCGGGCAGGTTTTTCTGTTCATCACGCTCAGTCAAAGATGGACTATGATGGCACGGGGGTTGATGCGAACAAGGTTCGGGATACGGATATCACTACTATCTCTACAAACTTTGAGCAGGATGTCTTTGGCTGGTGGCAGCACATTATAAAACTGGGCACTACGGAAACAAATAGGGAATATACCGCTAATGGCGTTTTTGATGGGACATATAAGGGAACGACAAAGTTAGCCTCCTGGCAGCATAATTTCTTTATTCAAGATAAGGATACCATCACAGCCGGTTTCGATTATCAGGAAGAGAACGGCGACGTCCAGAGTACCGGGGGGAATATTACGGAAAAGAAGATTGATACCAACAGCCTCTTTATCCAGAACAAGTGGACTCCGTTTCAAGGCTTCTCTTTTACCCTTGGTGTGCGTCATGACGATCATCAGACCTTTGGCGGTGAAGACACCTACAAAGGCGCACTGGCCTATCTCTATGAAGAGACCGGAACCAAGATAAGGACAAGTTATGGAACCGGCTTTCGCGCCCCCTCCCTCTATCAACTCTACTCATCCTATGGCGATCCCAACCTGAAGCCGGAGGAGAGCAAGGGCTATGACGTGGGCATAGACCAGGAACTGTTCGGGAGAAAGGTGTTACTGTCTGTGACCTACTTCCAAACTGAGATTGACCAGTTGATTGACTGGAATTGGACGACCTGGAAGTATTATAACGTCGGTAAGGTCAAGACAAAGGGCTGGGAGACGTCGGCCTCTTTTAAGCCGCTGGCCTGGTTGAGTCTCGATGCCCATTACACCTACACCGGGGCGAAAGATGAGACCCCCGGAGGTACAAGCCAGGGCAAGTATTTAATATACCGGCCGAAGCATACGGCGGGGGCCTCTTTAAATGTCAAGCCGCTGGAAAAGCTGAACGTGAATCTCAATACTCAATATGTGGGTAAACGGTATAGAAATACGGGCAACACCGCCGAGATGCGTTCTTATACACTTGTAAATCTGGCGGCATCCTACGAAGTTACTCAGTGGCTTGAGGTCTTCGGAAGGGTGGATAACCTGACCGATAAAAACTACCAATCCATATACCAATATGGCGAACCCGGTATCGGCATTTATGGCGGAATTAAGGCGACTTTTTAGATTTCGGATTTCGGATTTCGGATTTG encodes the following:
- the cbiB gene encoding adenosylcobinamide-phosphate synthase CbiB; this encodes MAFELMIAYGLDILIGDPTWFPHPVRAIGRGITALERYLRQTIIPLRLAGAILTITIVGLTYGLVWLVCHLAGIFHPYLGKAIAILLIFMSLSVRSLAQAAKKVYSPLKAGNINQARRQLGQIVSRETATLDQDAVIRGTVETVAENTVDGVVSPLFYALIGGAPLAWAYKAINTLDSMVGYKDERYLKFGWFSARLDDIANFIPARLSGLVIPLAALLVSRNSIQSIKTVFADGRKAESPNAGFPEAAFAGALNIQLGGRNIYQGKITNRPLIGQPLRPRQIENIKQAIHLLYATSLVALMGGMIIVWLLNC
- a CDS encoding TonB-dependent receptor, giving the protein MKRLLNCVIVSFACLFTVSSTPVTAQEDTGAIKMEAVVVTASRLEEPLRYSPDSVTVVTGEEIQKKDKKTVVDVLRDVPGVFIRQNSSFGGDSSIYLRGTNNAHTLIMIDGVRIGDPMAGDGKMSISDLSTDNIDKIEIIRGAQSVLYGSDAIGGVINIITKKGKGKPGFYLSTEGGSFESFREKLGVSGANDKVGYSAFISHLDTKGISKADEDLGNTEQDYYHDTNISVRLDAPFSETVRAGFSVHHAQSKMDYDGTGVDANKVRDTDITTISTNFEQDVFGWWQHIIKLGTTETNREYTANGVFDGTYKGTTKLASWQHNFFIQDKDTITAGFDYQEENGDVQSTGGNITEKKIDTNSLFIQNKWTPFQGFSFTLGVRHDDHQTFGGEDTYKGALAYLYEETGTKIRTSYGTGFRAPSLYQLYSSYGDPNLKPEESKGYDVGIDQELFGRKVLLSVTYFQTEIDQLIDWNWTTWKYYNVGKVKTKGWETSASFKPLAWLSLDAHYTYTGAKDETPGGTSQGKYLIYRPKHTAGASLNVKPLEKLNVNLNTQYVGKRYRNTGNTAEMRSYTLVNLAASYEVTQWLEVFGRVDNLTDKNYQSIYQYGEPGIGIYGGIKATF